The genomic stretch AAGTTTTTTTGCGGCTTGAAAAACTTGAGGCCTATCATAACTTTCCTTTCGATCTCTATACAAATgtatttggtaaaaaaaatttcaggCCTATCATAGCTTTCCTTTTGATCTCTATACAAATTTATTTCTTTCATTACCTCAACTAAATCTAAATTATTAACCTTACAATGCAATGTAATAAGATCAAGTAAACCTCGCATGACATTAGGTGCTTCTTTATaattttcattgaaaaaaaaagtaggaTTCAAGAAATAAGCCGCTGCATGAAGATTTCTTTTCAAATATTTGTCTCATCTTGAGTTGATAATCTCTGTATAAGGTTGATATGCAGTCTTACTATACTTGAATAGGTCAATATATGGTTTAAGACAAGCATCAAGGGAATGGTTCACAAAATCTCCACTGTGCTGGTTTGGAGCTGGATTCATCCAATCAAAATCTGACTATTCTTTGTTTCATCGAGGCACAGTTAAGAAACTTGTAATGGTGTTggtttatgttgatgacatcATAGTGGCAAGCAAAGATGAAGAAGTCATTGCTCAAACAAATCAAATACTGTAGAATCTATTCAAACTGAAGGTGCTAGCTCCTTTCAAGTATTTTCTTAGTTTAAAAATTGCAAGATTCAAAAAACGCCTATGTCTTTTTTAAAGAAATGATGTCCTGTATGTCCTTGTTGGATGATATTGAATTCTCAGATTTCAAACCTACTTCATTGCCAGTTGACCCTAATGTAAAGTTAAATGCCTCAAATGGTGAATTGCTTCAGGATACCTAGCAGTATAAAAGTCTGATTGGTAGACTGCTTTATGTCACTATTTCTGGACCTGATATATGTTTTGCAATTAATAAGTTCAACCAATACATATCTGCTCTAAGAACTATCTGTTCTAAGAACTACACATTTGGATGTGATACACCATGTATTGCGCTACTTGAAAGCTGCTCCAGGATAAGGATTGTTGTTTTCATTATTATCATCTTTGATTGTCAAGGCTTATGTTGAAGTTAATTGGGGAAGTTGTGCTACGTCCTCTCAAGTATTTTCTTAGTTTAGAAATTGCAAGATTCAAAAAATGTATATGTCTTTCTCAAAGAAATTATGCCCTGTATGTCCTTGTTGGATGATATTGGATTCTCATATTGCAAACCTGCTTCATTGCCACTTGACCCTAGTGTAAAGTTGAATGCCTCAAATGGTGAATTGCTTGAGGATATAGGGCAGCATAGAAGTCTAATTAGTAGGCTACTTTATCTCACTATTTCTAGACCTGATATATGTTTTTCAGTGAATAAGCTCGGCCAATACATATCTGCTCTAAGAACTACACATTTGGATGCGGTACACCATGTATTGCGCTACTTGAAAGCTGCTTCAGGCTAAGGATTGTTACTTTTATCATTATCATCTTTAATTGTCAAGGCTTATGATGATGCTAATTAGGGAAGTCGTGCTAGATCCTCTcaagtattttttttagtttagaaaTTGTAAGATTCAAAAAACGTATATGTCTTTCTCAAAGAAATTAATCCCTATATGTCCTTGTTGGATGATATTGGATTCTCATATTGCAAACCTACTTCATTGCCACTTGATCCTAATGTAAAGTTGAATGCCTCAAATGGTGAATTGCTTGAGGATGCATGTCAGTATAGAAGTCTGATTGGTAGGCTGCTTTATCTCACTATTTCTAGACCTAATATATGTTTTGCAGTGAATAAGTTCAGTCAATACATATCTGCTCTAAGAACTACACATTTGGATGTGGTACACCATGTATTACGCTACTTGAAAGCTACTTCAGGCCAAAGATTGTTGTTTTCATCAttatcatatttgattttcaaagCTTATGATAATGCTAATTGGGAAAGTTGTGCTGAAACAAGAATGTCCACAATCGGTTATTGTGTGTTTTTGGGTGATTCCTTAATTTGTTGGAAATCCAAGAATATGATACAGTCTCTAGAGATCTAGTGCAAAAACAGAATATCGTGCTCTAGCTAATGTTACTGCTGAGGTTGTGTACGTTGCAAGGTTACTCAGAGTTTAAAGTCAAAGTAGAGCCATCATTCACTTTTTGTGATAGCATGGCAGCCATACACATTGCTGAGAATTTCACATTTCATGAGCGCATAAAACACGTCGAAATGAGTTGTCACTTCACGCGAAAAAGGGTTTAGAATGGCATAATAGAATTAGCTCATCAAATTGCAGATCTTCTAACAAATTGTGTCCAACCAACTTTATTCAAGTCCTTAATCAGCAAAttgaaaattattaatattttttcttcaactctagggGGAATATTAGATATTAAGTAAATTGTGATTAAACGTTTGTTTAGTCATTTAATTTAGCTATAGTGCTATTAGCTATATTTAGAAGTTAGTGAATACTTAGTTAGTCAACTAATTAACCGAGTCTTCATCCGTTTATTCGTGTATATATATCAGACTAAGCACCATAATGCAGAATTGATTTTTTCCCAAATTGAACAAATACAGTTGCTAATACATTGTTTAAGAGTatgtcaaattttattttaggtcCATAAAATATCATATTATGAAATTATGtatcataaaaaatttgagtttatctatccaaattttttttttgagttttaatatgagatttatcattttaatatttaatttcaattcaatttaaatttttgatattatttttaattattttatttaataaactATATAAATAGCAATATTTAATTAATCTTTTTTAAAGTGATATAGTTTTTTATTGATATGAATctcatttttaatattatatctaataaaaattttaattttaaattagttcaattactataaataataccaaaaaaatatttttattaaagtttcTCAAAATCCTATCATAAAAAATGAGCTCAATTATAGGATCGGCAAagaattttttttggtgacttaaaagaaaaataaacaaaaactaagagagaaaaaaaaataagaaactgCTTAAGAAAGGCAGTCCTACTGAATACTACTCTCAAATTCCTTCCAATGCAACGGAAGCTCCACTTGGGGAGAAAGGGTCCTCATTGCGGTGTCCAAGACATGATATCtcagatttttaacaccaaaGGATCAATAAACCCAGAGCAATCTTGTAAATTATTGACAATAGTAAAAGCCTCCACACAATCTGTTTCACATATAATGTCTCTTTGTTCCGAGTCTCATGCTAAAAGAAAGcctctccaaatagcaaacaaCTCTCCTTGCAAAATGCTACGACTCTCAATTGTTCCCAGACAGCCTCGTTGCCACATTCCCTTCCAATCTCTACtaacacaagcaaaaccaacTCGAGCACCACTGTCAGGAGCCCAGGATAgctagcatcacaattaatcttaaagGTACCCACTGAGCAGGGAATCCAAGAGCCACTAATGGTTGAGGGGATAGAGAGTCGTTGCAACTCAAAAATATTTCGGAGCTCCTTTTTCAAGGACAAAGTCATACCaatcaccttgtctgtggtccAATGCTCGTGAGGATAAAAGATCTCGTTATTCCTCGAACACCAAATCCACCAGAGACCAGAAATGAATCTAAAAGGACCCTGTTTGCTATTATGTAAGAACCAACTCATCAAATTTACTGGTTGATCGGAGATTCCTAAAGCTTGTCAAACAAATTGGGCTTTTGGACAATCCCGAATATAATGTAATACCGATTCCTGACCTGAGAAACATCGTGGACAGCTATCCATGTGCGAAATACCCCTCCTAAAACGAAATACAGCAATAGAAAGAACCTCCCGAAGACATAACTAGgccaaaaatttatatttttctgaTACATGTTGACGCCAAAACTAAAGCCAAAGAATTTAAATGCTTTTTGTGACGTTGGTTTGAGGAAAATTGTCAAAGCGCAATAAATAAAGCAAATggaaattgaaaaggaaaagacGAGAGGCAAACAAAAAGGTAAGGTATTAGTGCTAATTAGTCCAAACCTAATTAAACATCAAATCTAAGTAAAAAGATGTGTCAGCCTAAATGTAGCTTGCCTAACAAAGTACATTGCAACCACGCATCGGACTAATAGATATAACGTCGACaccataattttaattatattaaaaaaattacttctttaccttttatttcgaaaataaataaatctctcattaaatttaattacaaataaattcttaaattttGTAAACAGAAAAGACATAAATCTTTTCGTACAAGATTCAAACCATTATTAAAAAGATCTATATATCTTCTATTTATAAAAGTCAAAggtttatattttaatttgataaaaaacttatttattttttaaataaaaattaaaaatttatttgtcttttttataattatttttatcgcCGCGACTGCATCGCCGGTCACCCTAACAGCGTTAGCGGGACCCAAAAATGTTACcataagaaagaaaatgaagctctctaaaaactaaaattttgagAAACGAATGAGTTATTGAACCATTCTAGTTTACTGGTTTATTAGTCTAATCAGTCTAACTGTAGTTCAATcaaaaaactattttataataaaataataaataaattataaataaacatcctaaaatataattatagaataatataaattttaaaatatttttcaaatttatacCATGAAATTTAGACAAATAATCTCTATGACCTAAgaacaattaaaaaattattagaagaCCAACAATCATAGTTATTAAAACTAAACCGGTAATCAATCCGGTCATATGACTGGGTCATTGAATCACTGATTCAACCGGTGGATCACTAATTTACCCGGTTAATTCggttataattaaaaaatatataaaattatataaataaaattaagataatgttttaaaacttaaaatacaAGTTTTTACAAATATTAATAATCTAATATCAATTCTTAGACATAATAAACTAAGCTCTAGTACAAAATACTGTCTCAATTTAAATGAACAAGGGCGATCAAAAGATTACACATTTTGAAACTACAAGTCTTTGCTGATGATGCTTGTTCCTGAGATGGCGGTATTTTTGACCGTGAGTGATaatcaacaacaaattcaactaTTCAGTATTCACCTCTATTATCCAGCAACAAAATTCAATCCAATGATGTTATCCAGCGATAAAAGAAAATGCTCAGGTTCAGCAacaattgtaaaaaattaaatataatagcAACAACCACCAAGATTCAACaaaagttataattaaaatttgctCAGGTTCAAgaacaattctaatttattcAAGTATTCAACTGTTATCCAGCAACAAAAAAATTGCTCAGCAACAACTGTAAAAAATCAAATACAGCAGCAACAACtaccaaattcaacaaaagttataattaaaatttacttaGGTTCAACAATAGTTCTACTTTATTCAAGTATTCAACTCTGTTATCCAACAACAAAATTCAATCCAATGATGTTATCCAGCAACAAAAGAATATGCTCAGACTCAGCAATTGTAAAAAATCAAATACACAGTAATAATCACCAGATTCAACAGCAATTCTAATTTATTCAAGTATTCAACTCAATATCCAACaacaaaattcaattcaataaTGTTATTTAGCAACAAAAAATTTGCTCAGGTTTAACAACAATTGTGAAAAATCAAATACAACATCAACAAGCActaaattcaacaataattctaattaaaatttgCTCAAGTTCAACAACagttttaatttattcaaattTGACACTGAATTAGTGAAAGATCACGGTCGAAAATTCGAACGGAGTTCACCCGGTTGATTGGTTTCGAGACTGCGACGAAACAAGAAGATAAtgaccaccaccaccacccaaCGGAGCAGATGCTGCTAGACTGCTTCCGTCTGCTTCTGCCGCTAATGAAGCGAATGCAAGAGCACAAGACCACGACGACAAGCTTATGAGCGCGAGACCGAGAGAGTGACGAGGTGAGCCTGTGAGAGACTGAAAGTGACGCGATGAGGGTGAGACATGAGTGAGGCCGTAGAGCGtcgagagagaagagagatgaGACTGGGAGTGGGGGTTCCATTTAGATTAGGTTTTAATAAAAAGGGAGGGGGAAAAAGCATTTGAAACGATGCCGTTTGtaggaaaattaaaaaaaaaaacacaaccCAGTCTAGGTTGTATTAACCGGCCGAATCACCGGATTTGATGAAAACCGACCGGGTTGAACCGGCTTCCACCGGGTCTCATGCTTATTCGGTTCAATAAGTGGCTCGACCCGAATTGATGACCGGATAATCGGGTTTCTGGTCAAACTGGCCGGGTCGAGCCAGGTTTGATAAATATGCCAACAATAACAAACCAACCAATTATAGCAGTTCATAACCACCCACTCAACATATTAGAGTCAGTGAAATAGTtaccttttattttttatcccaTCATACTTGTAAAGAATACAATAGTATGGTACATTACATTgcaatgcaaaaaaaaaaagtggaaaCTATAAACCAAATGATAATTACATTGAAATgctcaaataaaataagaattcatcaatgttCAACAGCACAATATAGCTACGTAACTAGCTTTTAATTAGTCTCAAAGCCAAGGCTTAATATTTCTATGAAAAATGTTTGGTTCATAGATTGACCTAAAAATGAGAACAAGCAATGAAAGCTGCAACCAATTGTATAACGCAACTAGAACAGAGGCAAGCAGAATGATGGGAGTGACAATCCATGATCGGTTTTGGAGCATAAGGAAAAGAGCGACACAAAAGACAATTGCTTTTTGATTAAAACTATCATTTATAACtgaaatcaataaaatttaaacaacaGCAACACAGCAGagtcaaaaatcaaataattattcAACAAATAATCATTCATAACTAAAATCAACAAATTGACACCACAGTGAAAAACAACAGCTCTCATAAATCCAATATAAACACCAACAGCCCAACAAAACCAAAAATCAAATGAATCagcaataaaaattaaaaaataacaataaataatcaccctaaaccctaaaatcaataaatttattaagaaaaattcaaaaacagcatactcaaaaataaaaaatagcatcaATAGCATAACAAAGctatttttatcaataatttcAACTCAAAACTCATGTAATCTTATCAATGATTTCACAttcagaaattaaaaatttagaacaGAGCCTAAAAAGAAAAACTCCTGTGAGCACTACTACTAATCTTCGAGAGCAGTGGAGCGTAATAGAGACTAGGACGATGATGAGTAGCGAGAAGACGACAAGCAGCTTGAATGAAGAAGCCGCAGAGGATGGATGCTGCGTTGAGATAGAACAGAAGGTTTGATTTTGGGACAGGATGAAGAGAGAAGTCGCGGAGGCACCGACAACTACGAACAGCAATTGTAAAATCGTtaaagaaattaggattttggTTATAAAGTGATGTACGAAAGAGGAGAGTTAGGGAAAAGTTGCGTGACTCACgcatattttttctttttttttttaaatctatcAAAATGATGTCATTCGGTAAGAATGGTCGGTTTTCACTTCAGTCCAATCGTTCAATTTTTGGCCAGTTCAATAATATTTGGTCGATTTTTTAATTAGCAATTTTGgacataaaattaaattgttgATATTGTTGATTCCGATTGAATCGATTCAACCGATCGATTCGGTTCAACGGATCGATTCAATCTAATTTTTAGAACTATACTAAAAATTGCTAATAATCTCGATAGATAGAATGTTATATAATCATACTTACATCTCATTATTTGGTTGGTGATGGAATTTATGGGTGTAATAAAATGTCGCAATCTTATCctataaaaatacaaattacTTATTCAAATTCAACTTTTTGAAAAGCCACCCGGTCTTAATCATTTATATGACAAGCAATGTTTGATGAAGAAATTTACAATGTCAAAATAGTATTTACACTTTacactattattatttttaaaaaaataatcagaCCAGTGTGTAGTTTTATTTTACTCTTTTCACGAGGTTAATAAGACAGATAATAAAAATGATGAGTGCCAGCTAAATGAAAAAACTGAAGCGAGAGCTTAATAATGAATTGACTGGACAAATCTCCACATCTCATCAATAACCGAAGCCATGTATATGTGTGATATTTGTCATATCCATTGTCTCATAATTCCTATACATGTCATAAATCATAATGCacagttttatttatttaaataatagtTATACTATTCTACAActtagagagagaaaaaaaaataaagcagCCATAATATTAGGAGATTAAACTCactttttaatttgaatatggAAGAAAAAGTGGTGTTAGACTCAGATGTGGGGAATACAGGTGCTTTACAGCCATGTGGTGTCAGTGAATTGAACTCGGACCATGCGAGTTCTTcctttcataaaaaaattgataacaACAAACAACTCGGAGGGTCCGTTTTCTAGCTTTCGAAATTCATATTTGTCTACCCACAAGTCGGACCATGCAATTTGTTaagcaaaattttaaaatcaaacaactcgcatggtccgatttgtgtactctgaattttttcaaattttttaacacaaatcggaccctccAATTTGTGTACTCtgaatttttttaactttttaaacacaaatcggAGGGTCTGATTTGTGTACTcccacaattttaaaaaacaccaaaaattatCATATTAAAGTATATCACTCATTTTATTtccatatcaaaattttttaaccgATGAAACTTGATTAGCAACTTGATATGGTAAGAATAATTATGGTAGTAAAattggaaacaaaattatatagTGGGAGATAGTATGGGGTCACTCTACTTTATCTAAGTGTCATGTGAATGTGATATATATAAAGaatatgaaaagaaaaagaaacgacAACCCATAAGATGCTCAAATTAAGGACAAATGAAAATGAACAAATCTAAATTCCAAAATGTATGTATCATATCAAGTTTTAAGCTTTTTATGAGGTCCACCAAGTTGTTTCATTTCTTTAAGCTTTCAACAAATCTTATGTTTATAACCAAAACTACAAGAAGATGGAGAAAAACTTAATTAACAAAGTGTTCCTTTATATATCTTAGTTATTTAATGCTCAATAaggaataattaaacttaagcATTTTACTGTAGAATTATTCCTTAATGCAAGGTATTATCAAACTGATGACGagtaactaactaattaataacataaaaataatctCCTAACATGTATCAATTTTGGAGAACGCAAATGCATTAGTTTTGGAGAAAATAGAAAATCCGACgttctataaaaataacagaagtaacaaaaaaaatagtaaactttggatttttatttttttatactcttataaaaaagtaattaactaGATTAAcatgttaatttttaaatttgaactatttatataaaatgtaacaaaaatgaaaaatactAGGAAATAATATCTTTagtataaaaaagaaagaaaaaattcacTAATGTTAGCTAGTATTGATAAATGAAAAGAGCACTATACAACtatttagaaagaaaagaatCTAGGAGACCAACTACAATATAAATTAACtcaatcaattttttatttttaattttaaaatttaaaaaattaggatagtaggattttttttttttttggtaatgaAAAATACTTTTTAACTAGTTAGCTCTAAGTTAACTAGATCTCTAATTGGTTTCCTAGCGGGATGATTTAAAAGgttaagaaagaaaataattgaaaaaaaaaaaaaaaactgggaCAGGTTGCTACTCTTAGAATGTATTTGGACAGGTTGAAAGCAAAATTGAAGTGATGCAGTCAATTTCAGTTGGTTATGATTTCAGTTTTCAACTTTATTATTTTGCACATGAGACTGGGTCCTGCAAATGAATTTGGACGTGTTTATGGTAACCATCACACAATGACTCCAATGGGTTATGAACTTATGAGTAGTGCCTATTGGTCAAAGTCAGCGTTTGTCCACACTTGACACTTCACAACACTCTCATTACATCAACTCAAAGTCTCAACACAAATGCTACACCAACAACTAATAGTTTGTACAACTATTGCAAATACATGTATTTTGGAATAGTTATGTACTATAATGTATTTCTAAAACTACCCATTATCCAAACTACACATATTTACAATAGTTCAcacaattaaaatttaaat from Arachis stenosperma cultivar V10309 chromosome 9, arast.V10309.gnm1.PFL2, whole genome shotgun sequence encodes the following:
- the LOC130950344 gene encoding uncharacterized mitochondrial protein AtMg00240-like yields the protein MSLLDDIGFSYCKPTSLPLDPNVKLNASNGELLEDACQYRSLIGRLLYLTISRPNICFAVNKFSQYISALRTTHLDVVHHVLRYLKATSGQRLLFSSLSYLIFKAYDNANWESCAETRMSTIGYCVFLGDSLICWKSKNMIQSLEI